The following proteins come from a genomic window of Leguminivora glycinivorella isolate SPB_JAAS2020 chromosome 6, LegGlyc_1.1, whole genome shotgun sequence:
- the LOC125227254 gene encoding protein abrupt-like, with protein MNNAPQLSLRWNNYVSHVTEAFNVLRFENDLVDVTLCCDGGKIKAHKMLLSACSNYFRQVFKETPCQHPVIIFRNVKFEDLNAIVNFMYHGEVNILQEQLESFLMTAELLEVKGLTDNADDEPSKALFRITDNTSLDLSAKSRFTEELPVQNEEPINLATMQTVREVYIPQVTPIRIIPEPEVENEVQEKIKPDETLSVQQKFGQTSSEDMQVDNQSTSAEDLSDKNSSESDLAKFRCQLCPKGFKHPTSLTLHKDSHAGKTQCPVCHRSFSRSYDMRSHLQRIHQGKQLTIKEIRYKNATETVPKQYTHHV; from the exons ATGAATAATGCTCCGCAGTTGTCGTTACGCTGGAATAACTATGTTTCCCACGTCACTGAAGCGTTCAACGTGTTGCGATTTGAGAACGATTTGGTGGATGTTACCTTGTGTTGTGATGGAGGTAAAATTAAAGCCCACAAGATGTTGTTATCAGCGTGCAGTAACTACTTCAGACAGGTTTTTAAAGAGACCCCTTGTCAACACCCTGTGAtcatatttaggaatgtgaagTTTGAAGATCTTAACGCTATCGTGAACTTCATGTATCACGGGGAGGTTAATATCTTACAAGAACAATTGGAATCGTTTCTGATGACTGCTGAGCTTCTGGAAGTGAAAGGTTTAACAGATAATGCTGATGATGAACCATCTAAAGCCTTGTTCAGGATAACTGATAACACTTCACTAGATTTGAGTGCCAAATCTAGATTTACTGAGGAGCTGCCAGTTCAGAATGAGGAGCCTATTAACCTAGCGACAATGCAAACTGTTAGGGAGGTGTACATTCCACAAGTTACTCCAATAAGAATTATTCCCGAGCCTGAAGTGGAGAATGAGGTTCAAGAAAAAATTAAACCTGATGAGACTCTAAGTGTGCAACAGAAATTTGGACAGACTTCCAGTGAGGACATGCAAGTTGACAATCAATCAACATCAGCAGAAGATTTATCAGATAAAAACAGTTCAG aATCTGATTTGGCTAAATTTCGTTGTCAATTATGCCCAAAAGGATTTAAGCACCCAACATCGCTGACTCTACACAAGGACTCACACGCCGGAAAAACTCAATGTCCAGTTTGCCATCGATCATTCTCCCGGTCATACGATATGAGAAGCCATCTCCAGAGAATACATCAAGGAAAACAATTGACAATCAAGGAAATCAGATACAAAAATGCCACGGAAACAGTTCCCAAACAGTATACTCACCATGTATAG